A genomic segment from Pseudomonas sessilinigenes encodes:
- a CDS encoding LysR substrate-binding domain-containing protein, protein MLDLRQLRYFVAVAEVEHVGKAAEQLHISQSPLSRQIAQLEERLGLQLFERSQQRLRLTSDGRTFLHETRALLKHAERLESLGRRLGRGETGGLCIGYVSHAIHAGVLPGALRHVREERPGIHIALYNLSAQEQFEGLRQRSLDIALVCEPPATDDPELLAARVFDDPLRLALPLGHPLADKPSIEPADLHEQDWIMVEGQLQPSRRERFLASCVAAGFTPQIRLEAAEPLSALGLVSAGLGLALIQQSINGEGNPNVVLRELPWLQQSTGLWAAWHRVDLRPIVGDFREMVLAGAAS, encoded by the coding sequence ATGCTGGATCTTAGACAATTGCGTTATTTCGTTGCCGTCGCCGAAGTCGAGCACGTCGGCAAGGCGGCCGAGCAACTGCACATCTCCCAATCGCCGCTGAGCCGGCAGATCGCCCAGCTGGAAGAGCGCCTCGGCCTGCAACTGTTCGAGCGTAGCCAACAACGCCTGCGCCTGACGTCCGACGGTCGCACCTTCCTCCACGAGACCCGGGCCCTGCTCAAGCATGCCGAGCGCCTGGAGTCCCTGGGCCGGCGCCTGGGGCGTGGCGAGACGGGTGGGTTGTGCATCGGCTACGTCAGCCATGCGATCCATGCCGGAGTGCTGCCCGGTGCCTTGCGCCATGTGCGCGAGGAGCGCCCGGGTATCCATATCGCGCTGTACAACCTGTCGGCCCAGGAGCAGTTCGAAGGGCTGCGCCAACGCAGCCTGGACATCGCCCTGGTCTGCGAACCGCCGGCCACCGACGATCCGGAGCTTTTGGCCGCCCGGGTGTTCGACGACCCGTTGCGCCTGGCCTTGCCCCTGGGGCATCCCTTGGCGGACAAGCCCAGCATCGAACCGGCCGACCTGCACGAGCAGGACTGGATCATGGTCGAGGGCCAGTTGCAGCCCAGCCGGCGCGAGCGCTTCCTGGCCAGTTGCGTGGCCGCGGGCTTCACCCCGCAGATCCGCTTGGAAGCCGCTGAGCCGCTGAGTGCCCTGGGCCTGGTATCCGCCGGCCTGGGCCTGGCGCTGATCCAGCAGAGCATCAATGGTGAAGGCAACCCGAACGTGGTCCTGCGCGAGCTGCCCTGGTTGCAGCAGAGCACCGGCCTGTGGGCGGCCTGGCACCGTGTCGACCTGCGGCCGATCGTTGGGGATTTCCGCGAGATGGTGCTGGCGGGGGCGGCAAGCTGA
- a CDS encoding aldo/keto reductase, whose amino-acid sequence MSLKSLIPTRLGFGSAPLGNMFRAVSAEEVQSTVDAAWNNGVRYFDTAPFYGAGLSESRLGAALAKRPRNEYVLSSKVGRIILDELEDPAARELGEKSGLFEHGNRNRIVNDYSADATLRSIEDSLKRMGTDHLDIVWIHDIAQDFYGDEWLTQFEIARTGAFRVLSRLREEGVIKAWGLGVNRVEPIELTLDLDEPRPDGFLLAGRYSLLDHDRALQRVMPQAVEQGVGIVVGGPYSSGVTAGGEHFEYQKANQQVLAKLERIRAVARAHDVDVKAAALQFALAHPAVVSVIPGSTRPLHANEDHAAMSAVIPAAFWQNLREQGLINPVAPVPAQ is encoded by the coding sequence ATGAGCCTCAAATCCTTGATCCCAACCCGCCTAGGTTTCGGCAGCGCCCCACTGGGCAACATGTTCCGCGCCGTATCCGCCGAAGAAGTACAGTCCACCGTCGATGCTGCCTGGAACAACGGCGTGCGTTACTTCGACACCGCACCCTTCTACGGTGCCGGCCTCTCCGAAAGCCGCCTGGGTGCCGCACTGGCCAAGCGCCCACGCAACGAATACGTACTGAGCAGCAAGGTCGGCCGCATCATCCTCGACGAACTGGAAGACCCTGCCGCCCGTGAACTGGGTGAGAAGAGCGGCCTGTTCGAACACGGCAACCGCAACCGCATCGTCAACGACTACAGCGCCGATGCCACCCTGCGCTCCATCGAAGACAGCCTCAAGCGCATGGGCACCGACCATCTGGACATCGTCTGGATCCACGACATCGCCCAGGACTTCTACGGCGACGAATGGCTGACCCAGTTCGAAATCGCCCGTACCGGCGCCTTCCGCGTGCTTTCCCGCCTGCGTGAAGAAGGCGTGATCAAGGCCTGGGGCCTGGGCGTCAACCGCGTCGAGCCGATCGAACTGACCCTGGACCTGGACGAACCACGTCCCGATGGCTTCCTGCTGGCCGGCCGCTACTCGCTGCTGGACCACGACCGCGCCCTGCAACGGGTCATGCCGCAAGCGGTGGAGCAAGGTGTCGGCATCGTCGTCGGCGGTCCGTACAGCTCGGGTGTCACCGCCGGTGGCGAGCACTTCGAGTACCAGAAGGCCAACCAGCAAGTGCTGGCCAAGCTGGAGCGCATCCGCGCCGTTGCCCGTGCCCACGATGTGGACGTCAAGGCCGCTGCCCTGCAGTTCGCCCTGGCTCACCCGGCGGTGGTTTCGGTGATCCCCGGTTCGACCCGCCCACTGCACGCCAATGAAGACCACGCCGCCATGAGCGCGGTGATCCCGGCCGCCTTCTGGCAGAACCTGCGCGAGCAGGGCCTGATCAACCCAGTGGCGCCTGTTCCAGCCCAGTGA
- a CDS encoding SRPBCC family protein encodes MAQAKASIELNIDAARVWQLIGGFDSLPDWLPFIPQSALSEGGRVRSLKSAEGDTIIERLLDFNEGGRSYSYTILQGPAPVRDYQSTLRVVENGKGSRVEWSGSFVPAGISDEQAIELFTTIYADGLAALKQALQG; translated from the coding sequence ATGGCCCAGGCCAAAGCTTCCATCGAACTGAACATCGACGCTGCGCGCGTCTGGCAACTGATCGGCGGTTTCGACTCGCTGCCCGACTGGCTGCCCTTCATCCCCCAGAGCGCCCTGAGCGAAGGTGGCCGGGTCCGCAGCCTCAAGAGCGCCGAAGGCGACACCATCATCGAGCGCCTGCTGGACTTCAACGAAGGCGGGCGCAGCTACAGCTACACCATCCTCCAGGGGCCAGCTCCCGTGCGCGACTACCAGTCGACCCTGCGCGTGGTAGAGAACGGCAAGGGCTCGCGCGTCGAGTGGTCCGGCTCGTTCGTGCCAGCCGGCATCAGTGACGAACAAGCCATCGAGCTGTTCACCACCATCTACGCCGATGGCCTGGCAGCGCTCAAGCAAGCCCTGCAAGGTTGA
- a CDS encoding aldehyde dehydrogenase family protein gives MLKQLYIDGQWVTPAQGGHFPAIDPATEETLQQVAAATAEDVDLAAQAARRAFDQGWGQTSGAERAGWLEALADELARKHEALAILETCDNGKPLPEARLDISDSIDCLRYYAGLARKLDQRQDQPLELPDPRFSCRIRHEPVGVAGQIIPWNYPLLMAAWKVGPALAAGATCVLKPSELTSLTAVELAVAANDIGLPAGVLNVVTGLGHQAGAALSAHPQVDKMAFTGSVPTGAKIMSAAAAEIKNISLELGGKSAFIVFDDADVEAAVEWIMFGIFWNQGQVCSATSRLLVQEGIAARLTERLVEAARDIQIGPGLQPGVQLGPLVSAGQYRKVMAMIEQGTRDARLLSGGKRPGHLPAGFFVEPTIFAEPATDSSLWRDEIFGPVLCLKRFKTEAEALQLANDSRFGLAAAVMSADLERSARVANGLRAGIVWVNCSQPTFTQAPWGGMKQSGIGRELGRWGLENYLEIKQVTEYRSQEPWGWYLKP, from the coding sequence CTGCCACCGCAGAGGACGTCGACCTGGCGGCGCAGGCCGCGCGCCGGGCCTTCGACCAAGGCTGGGGCCAGACCAGCGGCGCCGAACGCGCCGGTTGGCTCGAGGCCCTGGCGGACGAGTTGGCGCGCAAACACGAGGCATTGGCCATTCTCGAAACCTGCGACAACGGCAAGCCATTGCCCGAGGCCCGACTGGATATCAGCGACAGTATCGATTGCCTGCGCTACTACGCCGGCCTGGCCAGGAAGCTGGACCAGCGCCAGGACCAGCCACTGGAGCTGCCCGATCCGCGCTTCAGTTGCCGCATCCGTCATGAACCGGTGGGCGTGGCCGGACAGATCATTCCCTGGAACTATCCGTTGCTGATGGCCGCCTGGAAAGTCGGCCCGGCCCTGGCGGCCGGTGCCACCTGCGTACTCAAGCCCTCGGAGCTGACCTCACTGACCGCCGTGGAGCTCGCCGTGGCAGCCAACGACATTGGCCTGCCCGCCGGCGTCCTCAATGTGGTGACCGGCCTTGGCCATCAGGCCGGAGCGGCGCTGAGTGCCCACCCACAGGTGGACAAGATGGCCTTCACTGGCAGCGTTCCCACTGGGGCGAAAATCATGTCGGCGGCGGCGGCCGAGATCAAGAACATCAGCCTGGAACTGGGTGGTAAGTCGGCATTCATCGTCTTCGACGATGCCGATGTGGAAGCTGCGGTGGAATGGATCATGTTCGGCATCTTCTGGAACCAGGGCCAGGTGTGCAGCGCTACTTCGCGCCTGCTGGTCCAGGAAGGCATCGCCGCCCGGCTGACCGAACGCCTGGTGGAAGCAGCCCGCGACATCCAGATCGGCCCGGGCCTGCAACCTGGCGTGCAACTGGGCCCGCTGGTCAGTGCCGGCCAGTATCGCAAGGTCATGGCGATGATCGAACAAGGTACCCGGGACGCCCGTCTGCTCAGCGGAGGCAAGCGCCCGGGGCACCTGCCCGCAGGTTTCTTCGTGGAGCCGACGATCTTTGCCGAGCCCGCCACCGATAGCAGCCTGTGGCGTGACGAGATCTTCGGTCCGGTGCTATGCCTGAAACGCTTCAAGACCGAGGCCGAAGCCTTGCAACTGGCCAACGACAGCCGCTTCGGCCTGGCCGCGGCAGTGATGTCCGCCGACCTGGAGCGCAGCGCCCGGGTAGCCAATGGCTTGCGAGCCGGCATCGTCTGGGTCAACTGCTCACAACCCACCTTCACCCAGGCGCCTTGGGGCGGGATGAAGCAGAGCGGCATCGGGCGCGAACTGGGGCGCTGGGGGCTGGAGAACTACCTGGAGATCAAGCAGGTGACCGAGTACCGCAGCCAGGAACCCTGGGGCTGGTATCTCAAGCCATAA